The following are encoded together in the Chlorocebus sabaeus isolate Y175 chromosome 20, mChlSab1.0.hap1, whole genome shotgun sequence genome:
- the RPE65 gene encoding retinoid isomerohydrolase, whose product MSIQVEHPAGGYKKLFETVEELSSPLTAHVTGRIPLWLTGSLLRCGPGLFEVGSEPFYHLFDGQALLHKFDFKEGHVTYHRRFIRTDAYVRAMTEKRIVITEFGTCAFPDPCKNIFSRFFSYFRGVEVTDNALVNVYPVGEDYYACTETNFITKINPETLETIKQVDLCNYVSVNGATAHPHIENDGTVYNIGNCFGKNFSIAYNIVKIPPLQADKEDPISKSEIVVQFPCSDRFKPSYVHSFGLTPNYIVFVETPVKINLFKFLSSWSLWGANYMDCFESNETMGVWLHIADKKRKKYLNNKYRTSPFNLFHHINTYEDNGFLIVDLCCWKGFEFVYNYLYLANLRENWEEVKKNARKAPQPEVRRYVLPLNIDKADTGKNLITLPNTTATAILCSDETIWLEPEVLFSGPRQAFEFPQINYQKYCGKPYTYAYGLGLNHFVPDRLCKLNVKTKETWVWQEPDSYPSEPIFVSHPDALEEDDGVVLSVVVSPGAGQKPAYLLILNAKDLSEVARAEVEINIPVTFHGLFKKS is encoded by the exons ATGTCTATCCA GGTCGAGCATCCTGCTGGTGGTTACAAGAAACTGTTTGAAACTGTGGAGGAACTGTCCTCGCCGCTCACAGCTCATGTAACAG GCAGGATCCCCCTGTGGCTCACCGGCAGTCTCCTTCGATGTGGGCCAGGACTCTTTGAAGTTGGATCTGAGCCATTTTACCACCTGTTTGATGGGCAAGCCCTTCTGCACAAGTTTGACTTTAAAGAAGGACACGTCACATACCACAGAAG gttcatccgCACTGATGCTTACGTACGGGCCATGACTGAGAAAAGGATCGTCATAACAGAATTTGGCACCTGTGCTTTCCCAGATCCCTGCAAGAATATATTTTCCAG gtttttttcttactttcGAGGAGTGGAGGTTACCGACAATGCCCTTGTTAATGTCTACCCAGTGGGGGAAGACTACTACGCTTGCACAGAGACCAACTTTATTACAAAGATTAATCCAGAGACCTTGGAGACAATTAAGCAG GTTGATCTTTGCAACTACGTCTCCGTCAATGGAGCCACTGCTCACCCCCACATTGAAAATGATGGAACCGTTTACAATATTGGTAATTGCTTTGGAAAAAATTTTTCAATTGCCTACAACATTGtaaagatcccaccactgcaagCAG ACAAGGAAGATCCAATAAGCAAGTCAGAGATCGTTGTACAATTCCCCTGCAGTGACCGATTCAAGCCATCTTACGTTCATAG TTTTGGTCTGACTCCCAACTATATCGTTTTTGTGGAGACACCAGTCAAAATTAACCTGTTCAAGTTCCTTTCTTCATGGAGTCTTTGGGGAGCCAACTACATGGATTGCTTTGAGTCCAATGAAACCATGGGG GTTTGGCTTCATATTGctgacaaaaaaaggaaaaagtaccTCAATAATAAATACAGGACTTCTCCTTTCAACCTCTTCCATCACATCAACACCTATGAAGACAATGGGTTTCTGATTGTGGATCTCTGCTGCTGGAAAGG atttGAGTTTGTTTATAATTACTTATATTTAGCCAATTTACGTGAGAACTGGGAAGAGGTGAAAAAAAATGCCAGAAAGGCTCCCCAACCTGAAGTTAGGAGATATGTACTTCCTTTGAATATTGACAAG GCTGACACAGGCAAGAATTTAATCACGCTCCCCAATACAACTGCCACTGCAATTCTGTGCAGTGACGAGACAATCTGGCTGGAGCCTGAGGTTCTCTTTTCAGGGCCTCGCCAAG CGTTTGAGTTTCCTCAAATCAATTACCAGAAGTATTGTGGGAAACCTTACACATACGCATATGGACTTGGCTTGAATCACTTTGTTCCAGATAGG CTCTGTAAGCTGAATGTCAAAACTAAAGAAACTTGGGTTTGGCAAGAGCCTGATTCATACCCATCAGAACCCATCTTTGTTTCTCACCCAGATGCCTTGGAAGAAGATGATG GTGTAGTTCTGAGTGTGGTGGTGAGCCCAGGAGCAGGACAAAAGCCTGCTTATCTCCTGATTCTGAATGCCAAGGACTTAAGTGAAGTTGCCCGGGCTGAAGTGGAGATTAACATCCCTGTCACCTTTCACGGACTGTTCAAAAAATCTTGA